A stretch of the Arachis stenosperma cultivar V10309 chromosome 6, arast.V10309.gnm1.PFL2, whole genome shotgun sequence genome encodes the following:
- the LOC130933411 gene encoding cysteine proteinase 15A-like: MARLSLLLLLLVAAVATAVDDQADPLIRQVTDGDHHMLNAEHHFTTFKTKFGKSYATQEEHDYRFGVFQANLRRAKLHAKLDPSAEHGVTKFSDLTPEEFKRQYLGLKPLRLPSTANKAPILPTSDLPENFDWRDKGAVTPVKNQGSCGSCWAFSTTGALEGAHYLSTGELVSLSEQQLVDCDHVCDPEEYGACDAGCNGGLMNNAFDYILQAGGVQTEKDYPYSGRDETCKFDKSKVAATVANFSVVSLDEDQIAANLVKHGPLAVGINAIFMQTYIGGVSCPYICGKNLDHGVLLVGYGAAGYAPIRFKDKPFWIIKNSWGESWGEDGYYKICRGKNVCGVDSMVSSVVATTFTSSNN, from the exons ATGGCTCGCCtctccctcctcctcctcctcctcgtcGCCGCCGTCGCAACCGCTGTCGACGACCAAGCGGATCCCTTGATCCGTCAAGTAACCGATGGAGACCATCACATGCTCAACGCCGAGCACCACTTCACAACCTTCAAGACTAAGTTCGGAAAGTCTTATGCCACTCAAGAAGAGCACGATTACCGCTTTGGCGTCTTCCA GGCGAACCTGAGGAGGGCGAAGCTGCACGCGAAGCTGGATCCGTCGGCGGAGCACGGTGTCACGAAATTCTCCGATCTGACGCCGGAGGAGTTCAAGAGGCAGTACCTTGGGTTGAAGCCGCTGCGGCTTCCGTCGACCGCTAACAAGGCTCCAATCCTGCCGACGAGCGATCTTCCAGAGAATTTCGATTGGCGTGACAAGGGAGCTGTTACTCCAGTCAAGAACCAG GGCTCTTGTGGTTCATGTTGGGCGTTTAGCACGACTGGGGCTTTGGAAGGCGCTCATTATCTGTCCACCGGAGAGCTTGTCAGCCTTAGTGAGCAACAGCTTGTAGACTGTGACCATGTG TGTGATCCAGAAGAATATGGAGCATGTGACGCAGGCTGCAATGGTGGGTTGATGAACAATGCTTTCGACTACATACTCCAGGCTGGAGGAGTACAGACAGAGAAGGACTATCCTTACAGTGGAAGAGACGAGACCTGCAAATTCGACAAGAGCAAGGTCGCAGCTACAGTTGCGAATTTCAGTGTGGTTTCCCTTGATGAAGACCAAATTGCTGCAAATCTAGTGAAGCATGGCCCTCTTGCAG TTGGTATCAATGCAATATTCATGCAGACATACATCGGGGGAGTCTCATGCCCCTACATCTGCGGCAAGAATCTGGATCATGGCGTGCTCCTAGTGGGTTATGGCGCGGCCGGATATGCTCCCATTCGCTTCAAGGACAAGCCATTCTGGATCATCAAGAATTCATGGGGAGAGAGCTGGGGAGAGGATGGATACTACAAGATCTGCAGGGGTAAGAATGTGTGTGGAGTGGATTCCATGGTCTCAAGTGTAGTAGCTACTACATTTACATCTAGcaacaattaa